The sequence below is a genomic window from Mycobacterium heidelbergense.
AAACCCTTACCGGCCGTACGCGTGAGTCCTCAGGCGGGATAGCGCCGAGGGGTGAACACCCGGTCACCGAAATCGTCTGAGTACCACTGGGTTTGGGACGACCCGACGATCAGCAGGCAGCGCATGTCGACCTCGGTGGGGTCGAGGTCGGCCAGCCGCACGACGCGGACGTCCTCGCCGGGTCCGGACACGTCGCGGCCGATCACCACCGGCGTGCCGGGTTCGCGGTGGGCCAGCAGCACCTCGCGCATGGCGCCGACCTGCCACGTCCGCGTCTTCGACGCGGGGTTGTAGATGGCCAGCACGAGGTCGGCGGCGGCCGCGGCGGCCAGCCGCGCGGAAATCACATCCCACGGTTTGAGCCGGTCGGACAGCGAGATCACCGCGTAGTCGTGGCCCAACGGGGCGCCGACCCGGCTGGCGACGGCCTGCGCGGCGGTCATCGCCGGAATCACCCGGATCCGCACGCCCGGCCACTGTTTGGCCTCCTCCAGCACGGCGGTGGCCATCGCGAACACGCCAGGGTCGCCCGACGAGACCACCGCGACGGCGTGCCCCCGCTCGGCCAGCGTGCACGCCAGCCGGGCGCGCGCGGGTTCGTCGGTGTTGTCGCTGGGATGGCGCCGCTGGCCGTCGCGCACGGGGACGCGGTCCAGGTAGCCGGCGTAGCCGACGAGATCGGTGGCGGCGGCCAGCTCGCGTCGGCTCTGCGGCGTCATCCAGTCGATGTCGCCGGGCCCAAGGCCCACGACCGCGACGCCGCCGGTCGCAGCTTGGCGGCGGCGTCCGCCCGGCAGCATGGCCAGCGAGAAGTACGGCACGCCGGCCTCGTCGACCTCCGCGGCGGGCAGGATGCGCTGTCCGGGGGTGCTGGCGCGCTCGACGTAGAACGCGTCGTCGAGTTGTCCGGACGCCGAAAGCGCTTCGCGGACATTGTGATACGAGCGGCCCAGCTTGAGCACCACCGCGGCGTCGGCGTCGGCCAGGCGCCGGGTCAGCTCGGCGACCGGCAGGGTGCCCGGCAGCACCGACAGCACCTCGTCGCCGGCCACCAGCGGCGTCGCGATGGCCGCCGAGGCGGCGCTCACCGACGTGACGCCCGGCACGATGACGGCGTCGAACCGCCGCGTCAGCCGGGTGTGCAGATGCATGTAGGAGCTGTAGAACAGCGGGTCGCCCTCGGCGAGCAGCGCCACGTCGCGCCCGGCGTCCAGGTGGTCGGCGATGCGCCGCGTCGCGTCGGCGTAGAAGTCCTCGAGCGCGCCGGCGTAGCCGCCGGGATGGTCGGTCGCCTCGGTGGTCACCGGATAGACCAGGTGCTCCTCGATCTGACCGGGCCGCAGATACGGTTGCGCGATTCCGCGGGCGATGCTGCGACCGTGCGGGGCGCTGTGATAGGCCACCACGTCGGCCTCGCCGATCACCCGGGCGGCCTTGACCGTCACCAGCTCCGGGTCGCCGGGCCCCAACCCGACGCCCCACAGCGTGCCCCGCGCGGTCATTCGGTGTCGCTCGCGATCGCGTTGACGGCCGCCGCGGCCATGGCGCTGCCGCCGCGACGCCCCCGCACCACCAGGTAGGACATGCCGCGCGGACGGTCGATGAGCTCCTGCTTGGACTGCGCCGACCCGACGAACCCGACCGGGCCGCCGAGCACCGCGACGGGCGGGGAGGCCCCCTCGTCGATCAGCTCCAGCAGCCGGAACAGGGCGGTGGGCGCGTTGCCGATCGCCAGCACCGCGCCGCCCAGCCGGTCGGCCCACAGCTCCACGCCGGCCGCCGAGCGGGTGGTGTCCCGGCGTGCGGCCAGCTCGGCCGCGCGCGGATCGGCCACCAGCGACACCACGTCGTTGCCGGTCGGCAGCCGCGCGGCGGTGATCCCGGCGGCCACCATCGACGAATCGCACAGCACGGGGGCACCGTCGTTCAACGCCGCGCTGGCCCTTGCTGTGACGTCGCCGGTGTAGGCGACGTGCTCGGCGACGTCGACCTGCCCGCACGTGTGGATCAACCGGACCACGACCCGTGCCACGTCATCCGGGAACCTTCTCAGGTCGGCCTCGGCGCGGATGGCCGCGAACGACTGGCGATAGATCTCGGCCGCGTCGCGGATGTAGTCGAGCACCCGCTCACCCTAAGACCTGAACAGTCGGTATCCGTCTCCGGTGGCGACCAGCACGTCGCCGGCAAGCGGGCTGCCGCAGGCGCGTTCGCAGCCGACGAAGTGGCGGTGCACGGCCGAATCGACGCTCATCGCCCGCGCGGCGTCGGCCCGCACGTCGGCGGCCGAGTGCGCGCACCCGGGGCTGCCGGTGCAGGCGCTGACGGTCAGCCAGGGGGAGTTCTCGTCGAACACCAGGCCCAACGGCGCCAGCACGCGGAGTGCGACGTCCGCCGCTTCCTCGCTGAGGTCGCACACCAGCACCGACCGCCACGGCGTGATCACCAGCGGCGCCTCGACCGCGGCACCGATCGAGGCCAAGCATTCCGCCACGCGTGCCGGCAGGACCCCGAGCGGCACCGCGGCGCCCAGCGCGACCCGGCCGTCATCCTGGCCGATCCAGCCCACCGGCGGCTTGGTGACGGGTGGAAAGGCGGCGCCGAGTTCGACGCCGGGCCACAACGCTGCAACGTCGGCCAATTCGTTGACGCGCCAAGCCTTTCCGCGCACCTCGACGAACCGCGAGGCGATTGCGACCAGCGTCTCGGCCACGTCGCCGACGGCCAGCCGGACACCGCTGTCCCGCCCCGCCAACAGCAGCGCCGCGCCGTCGTCCAGCGCGTGCACGCCGACGTCAGCGCCCAGTCCGGAGACGTCGGCGCGGCCGTCGTCGAGGCCGAACCAGAACCGGCCGCCCAGCTCGGCGAGCTCGGGCTCGGCGCAAATCGCCGCGTCCAGCTCGCCCACCCACGCCCGCACGTCGGCGCGCCCGCCGACCCGGCCGGACAGCGGGGAGGCGACGATGTTGCGGACCCGCTCGTGGGTCGCCGAGGGCAGCAGCCCGGCCCCGGCGACCGCGTCGGCGACGGCGGTCACGTCGGTGATGCCGCGCAATTGCACGTTGCCGCGGGCCGTCAGCTCGAGCGTTGCCGAGCCACACTCGCTCGAGGCGCGGGCCAGGGTCGCCAACTGGGCGGCGGTGATCGTGCCGCCGGGCAGCCGGACCCGGACGAGCGCGCCGTCGGCGGCCCGGTGCACCTGCAGCGCGCCCGGGCAGGCGTCGGCGTCGCGGGCTCTGGGCATGGTTCACCGTACGACTCCGGCGGCTGCCGACACCGGGCAAGGGTTTGGCAGAAAAATATCAACTTTCCGATTTTTTGCTGGCGCCCGGCGCGGTGACGGTAGCCTCTGCCTAAAAGGTCGCCCGGGAGGTTCGGCTTTCGGTGCAAATGGAGCACGGAGTGAAGTGGCCGATGGTCGCCCGCGACGTCGAGCTTGCTCGGGCGCTGGCGGCTTTTGATTCCGATGCGCAGGTTTGCGGTGTCGCTTTGCTGGGCGAGAGCGGGGTTGGCAAGTCGACGCTCGCCCGCGCCCTTGCCGAAATCTTGGCTTCCAGGAGCCAGGCCGTGCGCTTCGTGTTGGGCACCGAGACGGGCAGGGCGATTCCGCTGGGGGCGTTCTATCGCTCGTTGACCGTCGACGCGACGCATGAGCCCGCCGTGATGCTGGCCGCCGCTCATCGATCGCTGGAGCAAGAAGAGAACCTGGTCATCGTCGTCGACGACGCCCAGTTGCTGGATCCGCTGTCGGCGACACTGGTGAATCAGCTCGCCGTCAGCGGAAAAATCCAGCTGATCGTGGTGGTCCGCACGGAAGACCTGGCTCCCGACGCAGTGACGTCGCTGTGGAAAGAACGGTTGTTGCTCCCACTGAGCGTCAAGCCGTTCACCACGGAACAGGTCGGCGAGCTGGCCCGAGCCGTTCTCGGGGCTGAGGTGGACGGCCGGCTCATCGACGAACTGCACCATCGAACCGCGGGTAACCTACTGCTGCTTCGCGGTCTGATGAGCGCCGGTCGGGAGAGCGGTGTGCTGGTGCGGACGGGCGCGGGCTGGCAATTGCACGGTCCGCTGCGCGGCGACGACGAGCTCTACGACCTGGTGGAGTTCCGGTTGCGGTCGTTGGCGCCCGAGGAGCTGAAAGTCATCGAGGTAATCGCCACTGCCGAAGTCCTGGATTGGCATGTGTTGCAGGCGGTCTGCGACGCAGACTCAGTCGCGCGCCTGGAGCGACGGGGTTTGATCCAGTTCGTCGCCGACGGTGCGCACACCGTGGCGCGGCTGAATCACCCGGTGATCGGCGAAGCCGCGATTCGCCGGGCTGGTGCCGCACGCACGCGACAACTGAATACCATTCTCGCACAACAACTTCAGCAGCGCGCCGACTCGGACACGCAACCCGCGGACGTGCGGGTCCGGATTCAACTGGCCCAGTTGATGATGCACAGCGATCTGCCGCCTGATCTCGAAGTGATCATCGATGCGGCGGCGAGCGCCGTCACCATGTCGAACGTCATCTACGGGGAGCAATTGGCTCGCTTTGCGTTCGATCGGGGCGGCGGCTTGCCGGCGGCGATCCTCCTTGCCGAGGCGGTGAGCTGGCAGGGACGCGGGGATGAGGCGGAGGCCGTGTTGGCGTCCTTCGCCCCCGGCGTCGCCGATGAGTTGTTGACCGTGCGATGGGGTTGCTTGCGCGCGGCGAACCTGTTTTGGGGCTGCGGCCGGGTCGACGCGGCCCGCACGGTGTTGGCGAACGTCAAGGACCGCGTCGAGTCCAAGGCCATGCTTGGTTTGGTGTTGTCCATGGAGGTGTCATTCGCGTTCTTCTCCGGCTACATGTCGAAGGCCATTACGTTGGGATCGGCGCTGTGTGAGTCGGAGCCTGCACCGCCCGCGGCGGTGTGGGCGGCCATGTCAACCTCCTGGGCGCTCGCGCTGTCCGGGCGTTTCGCGGAGTGTCATCGCATCGCCGACGCGGGTTTTCGTGCGGCAGCGCTCGGCGACTCCGGGCCCCAACGGTTCGCCATGGGGCTGGCGGAGGCCATGGCGCTGATCGCCGCCGGGGATCTGCCGGGAGCCGATCCGGTGCGGGAGCGCTACGCGGTCCTGGCCGCCGGCGTGCGCGAGGCCGAAGCGATCGTGAAAGCGGTTGCGGGCGTGGTCAACCTCGCCCGCGGCGCGCTGGCCCTGGCCGGTGAGGCGTTACACGAGTCGGTGACAGCGATGTCGACGGGTTTCCCGTCCGGATTCTTGATGCTGGTGTCCGCATTGCTGGCGCAAGCCGAAGCCGGACAACGACATTCCGACGTCGCGGCATCGGCGCTGAAGCTTTCCGAGGACGCTAATGGACCCCAAGTTGCGGTGTTCCTGCCGGAACTCGAGCTCGCCCGCGCGTGGGTCGAGGCATCCGGTGGCCGAACGAGTTCGGCGCGGCGGCATGTCATTCGCGCCGCGGAGATCGCGCGACATTCGGGGATGTGTGCTGTCGAGATGCGCGCATTGCATACCGCCGTTCGGTTCGGCGATCGATCGCAAGCCGCGAGGCTGGCGGAGCTTGCCCGCACCCTTGACACCCCGCTTGCCGATGCCGTCGCGGTGCACGCGCGCGCCCTGGCCGAACACGACGCGGACCTGCTCGACCGGGTCGCCGACCGGTTTTCGAATCTCGGCGCGATGGCACTGGCGGCGGACGCGGCGGCCCAGGCCGCCCGCGAGCATGCCCGGTCGGGTGCGCGGGCCAAGGAGTTGGAATCGTCGGCACGGGCGCATTGGCTGGTCGGCAAGCTCGGGCTGCACTCGCCGGCGATCGATGCGGCCACGCAACCTTTACCCATCACCGACCGCGAACGTGAAGTCGCCACAATGGTTTCGGCTGGGTTGTCCAACCGTGAGATCGCCGATCGCCTGTCCGTTTCGGTGCGGACCGTGGATGGACACCTTTACCGAATCTTCGCCAAACTCGATATCCAAAGCCGCGAACAGCTTGCGCGACTGATGAAGTCGGCTGGATCCGGCGCATAGCAGGCGGTGCCCAATGGACCCTGACGTCGTTCGGATAATCCGCGAGTATCGGACCTGTGAGTTCACCACGCTGAGCAACGGTTCACCGCAAACCTGGCCGGTAACCCCATTATTGCTCAAGGACGGTCGTTTCCTGATTGCGACGAACATCGGCCTCCCGCAGAAGGCGGTGAATGTCCGGCGCAACCCAAAGGTGAGCTTGCTGTTCTCCGACCCGACCGGATCGGGCGTCACCAAGCCGGGCGCCGTTCTGATTCAGGGCGATGCCGTTTCGGAGGATCGCATCGTGGCTGACGTCTCGTCGGAGCCAGATCTCGCCGAGCTGGCCGAAACGGTGTTCGCCCGCCAGCCGCAAGGCTCTTCCTTCATGGTCGGTCGGCTGGGCCGGCTGTTGTTTCCGTATTACTGCATGCGGATCCTCATCCACGTGACACCGCGCCGCGCCTACCTATGGCCAACACGCGATTTCACCGAGCCGCCTCAGCAGGTCGACGTGACGGAGCTGCGGGATGTGGTCTGACGCGGCCAAGGGGCTGGCCAAGTTCGATGAAGCGATGGTCACCGCACTCGACCCCGCTGGCTATCCCGTCAGCATTCGCCAGATGACACCTTGCTACGACGAGGCAACCGGCGAGTTCACCGTCGTGTGGCCGCGCGGTCTTTCCGTCAGCGCAGGACCGGCGATCGTCCTGTGCCACTCGCACGACGAAAAGCTGTGGAACATCAAGCAAATTCAAATAAAAGGCAGGCTTGAGCGTCGAGCTGATCGGTGGGTGTTCATCACCACCGGCTTCCACCGGCCGCCGGCTTCACAGCTTGGCGTTTTCTGGCGCCTGGCTCGCGACATGCGCAGAGCGGGACGCCGCTACCTCGACCAACGTGGTTTGGAGGCGCCAACGGTGAACTGGAAGGCCCTTCAGGTGCTTCGTGACAGGGCTTCAGCAAAATCGAGTAGCCGCCTACTCTAGGTGGCCCCGCCCACAGCGCAGGACACTGCGCGGATGGACAAGCGCGGTGGTCATGCGGTGGTGCTGGGTGCGAGTATGGGCGGCCTGCTGGCAGCCCGCGTGCTGGCCGACTTCTACGACCGGGTGACGGTGGTCGAGCGAGACGTCCTGCCCTTCGACCCGGTGAACAGGCACGGCGTCCCGCAAGGCAGGCTGATCCACGCCGCGCTCGCGCGGTGTACGCAGATCCTCGACGAACTGTTTCCCGGATTTGTGGACGAACTCGCGGCCTCGGGCGTCGGCAGCTGGGATGACGGCGACCTATCGAAGCTGTGGTTATCGGTTGGTGGGCATCAAGCGGTGCGCTCCGGCAGAGCGCCGAATTCACCGGTGATCTGGTTTCCGAGCCGGCCGCTCCTTGAATGGAATGTGTGCAGGCGCACGAAGGCGATCCCCAACGTGATGTTTCTCGAAGGCCACGACCTGGTCGGCCTGACGGCGACCGCGGATCGTGGCCGCGTCACCGGGGTGAGCGTGACGGATCGAGCCGCCGACCGCAGGAAGACGCTGACTGCCGACCTCGTCGTCGACGCGACCGGCCGGGGATCTCGCACGCCGGTCTTTCTCGAGGAACTCGGCTATGGCCGTCCTCCGGAGGACGAGTTGACGGTGCAGCTCGCCTACGCTTGTCAACTGCTGCGCATCACGCCGGGCGCCGTAAGGGAGTACATGATTGCGCTGTTCCCCGAGCCGGGGCGGCCGAAGATGTTCGGGTTCACGACCTACGAAAACGACACCTGGATGTTCGGTGTCGGCACCCTGGCAGGAGCCGAGCCGCCGCGCCAGCGTGCTGACATGCTCAGGTTCGCAGCCGATTTCGCTCCCGCGCACGTGCTGGAAGCGATACGAACGGCCGAGCCTCTGGGTGAGGTGGTTCACCATCGCGTTCCATCCAACCGCTGGCGGCGTTACGACAAGATGCGCCGGACACCCGATGGTCTGCTGGTCGTCGGCGACGCGGTTTGCAGTTTCAATCCTATTTACGGACAAGGCATGACGGTGGCGGCGATTGAGGCGACGGTGTTGCGTGATTGTCTGCGCCGCGGGGATCGCGGCCTGACGCGACGCTTCTTCCGCGCCTCTGCCAGGAAAGTGCGCGTGGCCTGGCAGACTGCCGTTGGATCTGACTTGAATCTTCCGGAAGTAGTAGGACCGCGACCGATATCCATGCGAATCACCAACGCCTTCCTCGAGCGGGTGCTGAGTGCCGTTGAGACGGATCCCGTCGTCGCCGGCCAGTTCATGCGGGTGACCGCAATGATCGATCCACCGGCTCGGTTGCTGCGTCCGTCTATTCTGCTTCGCGTCATGCGCGCTAAAGGCCACCGGCCGACGGAGATGCGGTCCGTTGACGAGGGGTGCGGCGGAACAGTGGCGGCCGGTGTCACAGCGGCACAGGTCGATACCTAATCGCAAAGAGAAAGGGAATCAAATGACAAACCCAAACATTGAGGCGACGAAAAAGGGCTACGAGGCTTTCTCCGCGGGTGACCTCGAAGCGGCGTTGAACGTCTTCGACGACTCCGCCGAATGGATCGTCAACGGCGAGAGCATGATCGGCGGCACGTACCGCGGCAAGAACGAACTCACGGAACTGTTCATGCGGCTGGGGGAGAAGGCGACCCAGGTCGTACCAAAGCGGTTCCTCGCCGACGGCGATGTCGTCGTGGTCCTTACCGAAGTCACCGTTGGAGCGGAGACTGCCACGGAAGCCGACGTGTTCGACTTCCACAACGGCAAGGTCGTCAAAGCGCACTCGTTCGGCGACACCGCCATACAGGAACGCGTCTTCGGCACCAAGCGAGTGACGGCCTGATAGTCGCTGACGGTCATGCGGTACGAATGAGGGGTGGCTGAGCCGACCATCCTGCTGCTGTCGACATCCGACACGGACCTGATCAGCGCCCGCTCCAGCGGGAAGAACTACCGGTGGGCCAACCCGTCGCGCCTGTCCGACCCGCTAGCCGATTCGGAGCTGCCCGACCTGCTGGCGGACGCCTCGATCGTGGTGGTCCGGATCCTCGGCGGTTACCGCGCCTGGCAGTCCGGCATCGACGCGGTGATCGCCAGCGGCGTCCCGACGGTGCTGGTCAGCGGCGAGCAGGCCGCCGACGCCGAGTTGACCGGCCTGTCGACGCTGGCGGCCGGCATCGCGGTGCAGGCGCACATCTACCTGGCCCACGGCGGCGTGGAGAACCTGCGCCAGCTGCACGCCTTCCTCTCGGACACGGTGCTGATGACGGGCTTCGGGTTCGCGCCGCCGGTGGTGACCCCGACCTGGGGCGAGCTCGAGCGGCCGGACGCCGGGAACGCCGACGGCCCGACGATCGCGGTGCTCTACTACCGCGCGCAGCAGCTGGCCGGCAACACCGCCTACGTCGAGGCGCTGTGCCGGGCCATCGAGGACGCCGGCGGGCGGCCGCTGCCCGTGTACTGCGCGTCGCTGCGCACCGCCGAACCCGAACTGCTGCAACGGCTCGGCGCCGCCGACGTCATGGTGGTCACCGTGCTGGCCGCCGGGGGACTGAAGCCGGCCACGGCGGCGGCCGGCGGGAATGACGACAGCTGGAACGTTGAACACCTTGCGGCGCTGGATATTCCGATCCTGCAGGGTTTGTGCCTGACCAGCCCCCGCGACCAATGGCGCGACAACGACGACGGCCTGTCCCCGCTCGACGTCGCCAGCCAGGTGGCGGTGCCCGAGTTCGACGGCCGCATCATCACGGTCCCGTTCTCGTTCAAGGAGATTGACGAGGACGGGCTGATCTCCTATGTCGCCGACCCGGAGCGCTGCGCGCGGGTCGCGGGGCTGGCGCTCCGGCATGCGCGGCTGCGGCACGTCGCCCCGGCCGACAAGCGGGTGGCGCTGGTGTTCTCGGCCTACCCCACCAAGCACGCCCGCATCGGCAACGCGGTCGGGCTGGACACCCCGGCCAGCGCGGTCGCCCTGCTGCGGGCGATGCGTGAGCGCGGGTATCGGGTGGGTGACCTGCCCGGAGTCGACGCGGGCGACGGTGACGCCCTGATCCACGCGCTGATCGAACGGGGCGGCCAAGACCCCGACTGGCTCACCGAAGGGCAACTGGCGGGCAACCCAATCCGGGTGTCCGCCAAGGACTACCGCGACTGGTTTGCCACCCTGCCCGCCGGACTCACCGACGCGGTGACGCGGCACTGGGGACCGCCGCCCGGCGACCTGTTCGTCGACCGCAGCAACGACCCCGACGGCGAGATCGTCATCGCCGCAATGCGATCCGGTAACCTGGTCCTGATGGTGCAGCCGCCCCGCGGATTCGGCGAAAATCCGGTCGCCATCTACCACGACCCCGACCTGCCGCCGAGCCACCACTACCTGGCCGCCTACCGTTGGCTGGACACCGGATTCGGCGCTGACGCGGTCGTGCATCTGGGCAAGCACGGCAACCTGGAATGGCTGCCGGGCAAGACGCTGGGCATGTCGGCGGCCTGCGGGCCCGATGCCGCGCTGGGCGACCTGCCGCTGATCTACCCGTTCCTGGTCAACGACCCCGGCGAGGGCACCCAGGCCAAGCGGCGCGCGCACGCGGTGCTCGTCGACCATCTCATCCCGCCGATGGCGCGCGCCGAAACCTACGGCGACATCGCGCGTTTGGAGCAGCTGCTCGACGAGCACGCCAACGTGGCCGCGCTGGATCCCGGCAAGCTGCCCGCCATCCGCCAGCAGATCTGGACGCTGATCCGGGCCGCCAAGATGGACCACGACCTGGGGCTGACCGAACGCCCGGAAGAGGACGCGTTCGACGACATGATCCTGCACGTCGACGGCTGGCTGTGCGAGATCAAGGACGTCCAGATCCGCGACGGCCTGCACGTCCTGGGGCAAAAGCCCACGGGGGAGGCCGAACTCGACCTCGTGCTGGCCATCCTGCGGGCCCGCCAGCTGTTCGGCGGAGAGCACGTCCTGCCCGGCCTGCGGCAGGCGCTGGGCCTGGCCGAGGACGGCACCGACGAACGGTCCTCGGTCGACCGGGTCGAGGCCGCGGCCCGCAAGCTGGTCGCGGCGCTGCAGGCCACCGGCTGGGATCCCGACGCGGCCGATCGGCTCACCGACGACGCCGACGTCGCGGCGGTGCTGCGCTTCGCTGCCACCGAGGTGGTGCCCCGGCTGGCCGGCACCGCCGCCGAAATCGACCAGGTGTTAAGGGCGTTGGACGGCCGGTTCATTCCCGCCGGCCCGTCGGGCTCGCCGCTGCGCGGTCTGGTCAACGTGCTGCCCACCGGGCGCAACTTCTACTCCGTCGACCCCAAGGCGGTGCCGTCCCGGCTGGCCTGGGAGGCCGGGACGGCGCTGGCGGATTCGCTGCTGACCCGCTACCGGAACGACCATGGCCGGTGGCCGCAATCGGTCGGCCTGTCGGTGTGGGGCACCTCGGCGATGCGCACCGCCGGCGACGACATCGCCGAAGTGCTTGCCCTGCTGGGTGTTCGGCCGGTGTGGGACGACGCGTCGCGGCGGGTCGTAGGCCTGACGCCGATTCCGCTGGCAGAGCTGGGTCGCCCGCGCATCGACGTGACCGTACGGATCTCCGGGTTCTTCCGGGACGCCTTCCCACACGTGGTGACGATGCTCGACGACGCGGTGCGGCTGGTCGCCGACCTCGACGAATCCGCCGACGACAATTACATCAGAGCGCACGCCCAGGCCGACCTGGCCCAGCATGGCGACCAACGCCGTTCCACCACAAGGATTTTCGGGTCGAAGCCGGGAACATATGGAGCCGGCCTGCTGCAGCTGATCGACAGCCGAAACTGGCGCGACGACGCCGACCTCGCGCAGGTGTACACCGCCTGGGGCGGGTTCGCCTACGGGCGCGACCTGGACGGCCGGCCAGCAACCGATGATATGAACCGCCAGTACCGGCGGATCGCGGTGGCCGCCAAGAACACCGACACCCGCGAACACGACATCGCCGACTCCGACGACTACTTCCAGTACCACGGCGGCATGGTCGCCACGGTGCGCGCGCTGACCGGCCAGGCGCCGGCCGCCTACATCGGCGACAACACCAGGCCCGACGCGATCCGCACCCGCACCCTCTCCGAGGAGACCACCCGGGTGTTCCGCGCCCGCGTGGTCAATCCCCGTTGGATGGCGGCGATGCGCCGGCACGGCTACAAGGGCGCGTTCGAGATGGCGGCCACCGTCGACTACCTCTTCGGCTACGACGCCACCGCCGGGGTGATGGCCGACTGGATGTACGAACAACTCACCGAGCGCTACGTGCTGGACCCGGAGAACCGCAAGTTCATGGCGGAATCCAACCCGTGGGCGCTGCACGGCATGGCAGAACGGCTGCTGGAGGCGGCCGGCCGCGGCATGTGGGCTGAGCCGCGACCGGAAACCCTCGACGGGCTGCGCCAAGCGCTGCTGGAATCCGAGGGCGACCTCGAGGGCTGACCCCGCCGACCCCGCCAACCCTCGCGAGCAGACGCGGAATCGCACGAAAGCGGACCGCGCAGTGCGATTCCGCGTCTGCTCGCGAGGTAGGTTGGCACCCGTGACGCCCACTTTCGCCGACCTCGCCAAGGCGCGATACATCCTGCTGACCACCTTCACCAAGGACGGCAAGCCCAAGCCAACCCCGATCTGGGCGGCCTTGGATAAAGAGCGCGGCGACCGGCTGCTGGTGATCACCGAGTCAAAGTCGTGGAAGGTCAAGCGGATCCGCAACACTCCCCGCGTGACGCTGGCCACCTGCACCATGGGCGGCCGCCCGACCAGTGAGGCCGTCGAGGGCACCGCCGCCATCCTCGACAAGTCGCAAACCGCCGCCGTCTACGACGCGATAGGCAGGCGGTACGGCATCGTCGGTAAGGTCTTCAACCTCGTCAGCAAGCTGCGCGGTGGCATGCACAACAACGTCGGCCTCGAACTCAAGGTGGCCCAACGCTAACGCTTCGACGCATCACCCCCCGGCCGCCAGGTGCTCGCCGAAGAACGCGAAGACCCGGTTCCACGCGTCGTCGGTGGCGGCCCGGTCATAGCCGAAACCCGTGATGCGCAGCAACGGCTGGGCGGGAAGCGTGTTCGCGAAGCTGTGCCCGGCGCCGGGGTAGACCTTGATGTCGGCGGTGATCTGCTTGGCCGCGGTCACTTCGCGCAGCCGGTCGGTCGCGCCCCTGCCCATCGGGTCACGGGCGCCGAAGCTGGCCACGATCGGGCACGCACCCTCCAGGGTCTCGCTGAGGTTGCGGGGCAGGGGAGTGCCGTAGAAGGGTGCGGAGGCGCCAAAACCCTTGGGCGACATGATGAGCGCGAACTGGCCGCCCATGCAGAAGCCGGCGATGCCGACGGGGCCGGAGCACTCCGGCATCCCCCGCAGGTGGTCGCGGGCGGCCAGGATGTCGTCAAGGGCGCGGCCCCGCTGGGTCATCAGCTCGCGCATGACCCTGGTGATGCAGCGGATGCGGCCGCCCCGGGAGTACATGTTCGGGGTGAGCGCCACGTAGCCGGCCCGGGCGATGCGGTCGTTGATCGCCTCCTTGTCGCGGCCGTAACCGATCGCGTCGTGGATCACCACCACACCCGGCCACGGGCCCTGTCCCTCGGGAAGGTTCAGCAGCGCGTCGATCGGTCCGTCGGGGGTGTCGATCTGAATCGTCGTCATAGCGTCATCTAACTGCAGCCGCACCGGGCGCCACCAGGGGAACTCGAGCGGGGCCCGCGGACGTTGGCGTCACATGTTGTCGCGGCTTTTGCTGGTCTACGCCGTGGTCGAGCTCGCGGTGATCTTCGCGCTGGTCTCGACCATCGGGTGGGGCTGGACGTTGCTGGCGTTGCTGGTCACCTTCCTGCTCGGGT
It includes:
- a CDS encoding pyridoxamine 5'-phosphate oxidase family protein, with the protein product MDPDVVRIIREYRTCEFTTLSNGSPQTWPVTPLLLKDGRFLIATNIGLPQKAVNVRRNPKVSLLFSDPTGSGVTKPGAVLIQGDAVSEDRIVADVSSEPDLAELAETVFARQPQGSSFMVGRLGRLLFPYYCMRILIHVTPRRAYLWPTRDFTEPPQQVDVTELRDVV
- a CDS encoding FAD-dependent oxidoreductase, coding for MDKRGGHAVVLGASMGGLLAARVLADFYDRVTVVERDVLPFDPVNRHGVPQGRLIHAALARCTQILDELFPGFVDELAASGVGSWDDGDLSKLWLSVGGHQAVRSGRAPNSPVIWFPSRPLLEWNVCRRTKAIPNVMFLEGHDLVGLTATADRGRVTGVSVTDRAADRRKTLTADLVVDATGRGSRTPVFLEELGYGRPPEDELTVQLAYACQLLRITPGAVREYMIALFPEPGRPKMFGFTTYENDTWMFGVGTLAGAEPPRQRADMLRFAADFAPAHVLEAIRTAEPLGEVVHHRVPSNRWRRYDKMRRTPDGLLVVGDAVCSFNPIYGQGMTVAAIEATVLRDCLRRGDRGLTRRFFRASARKVRVAWQTAVGSDLNLPEVVGPRPISMRITNAFLERVLSAVETDPVVAGQFMRVTAMIDPPARLLRPSILLRVMRAKGHRPTEMRSVDEGCGGTVAAGVTAAQVDT
- a CDS encoding nuclear transport factor 2 family protein produces the protein MTNPNIEATKKGYEAFSAGDLEAALNVFDDSAEWIVNGESMIGGTYRGKNELTELFMRLGEKATQVVPKRFLADGDVVVVLTEVTVGAETATEADVFDFHNGKVVKAHSFGDTAIQERVFGTKRVTA
- the cobN gene encoding cobaltochelatase subunit CobN, giving the protein MAEPTILLLSTSDTDLISARSSGKNYRWANPSRLSDPLADSELPDLLADASIVVVRILGGYRAWQSGIDAVIASGVPTVLVSGEQAADAELTGLSTLAAGIAVQAHIYLAHGGVENLRQLHAFLSDTVLMTGFGFAPPVVTPTWGELERPDAGNADGPTIAVLYYRAQQLAGNTAYVEALCRAIEDAGGRPLPVYCASLRTAEPELLQRLGAADVMVVTVLAAGGLKPATAAAGGNDDSWNVEHLAALDIPILQGLCLTSPRDQWRDNDDGLSPLDVASQVAVPEFDGRIITVPFSFKEIDEDGLISYVADPERCARVAGLALRHARLRHVAPADKRVALVFSAYPTKHARIGNAVGLDTPASAVALLRAMRERGYRVGDLPGVDAGDGDALIHALIERGGQDPDWLTEGQLAGNPIRVSAKDYRDWFATLPAGLTDAVTRHWGPPPGDLFVDRSNDPDGEIVIAAMRSGNLVLMVQPPRGFGENPVAIYHDPDLPPSHHYLAAYRWLDTGFGADAVVHLGKHGNLEWLPGKTLGMSAACGPDAALGDLPLIYPFLVNDPGEGTQAKRRAHAVLVDHLIPPMARAETYGDIARLEQLLDEHANVAALDPGKLPAIRQQIWTLIRAAKMDHDLGLTERPEEDAFDDMILHVDGWLCEIKDVQIRDGLHVLGQKPTGEAELDLVLAILRARQLFGGEHVLPGLRQALGLAEDGTDERSSVDRVEAAARKLVAALQATGWDPDAADRLTDDADVAAVLRFAATEVVPRLAGTAAEIDQVLRALDGRFIPAGPSGSPLRGLVNVLPTGRNFYSVDPKAVPSRLAWEAGTALADSLLTRYRNDHGRWPQSVGLSVWGTSAMRTAGDDIAEVLALLGVRPVWDDASRRVVGLTPIPLAELGRPRIDVTVRISGFFRDAFPHVVTMLDDAVRLVADLDESADDNYIRAHAQADLAQHGDQRRSTTRIFGSKPGTYGAGLLQLIDSRNWRDDADLAQVYTAWGGFAYGRDLDGRPATDDMNRQYRRIAVAAKNTDTREHDIADSDDYFQYHGGMVATVRALTGQAPAAYIGDNTRPDAIRTRTLSEETTRVFRARVVNPRWMAAMRRHGYKGAFEMAATVDYLFGYDATAGVMADWMYEQLTERYVLDPENRKFMAESNPWALHGMAERLLEAAGRGMWAEPRPETLDGLRQALLESEGDLEG